TGATTGCGAAATATTTAAACATAACAGCCACCACAACAGAAGCTGTGTAAATAAAAAACTTAAAAATAACTACTATCCTGAGTCACAGCCAACGGACCTAGCATATGTTATTTTTACATCAGGATCGAGTGGTGAACCGAAGGGAGTGTTGGTTACATTTGCCGGTTTACCTACAGTTATTAACCAACAAATCCGTTTTACACGACTGAAACCAGGCGAGCGATGTTTGTGGCTACACCACCCTGGTTTTGATGCTTCAATTGCTGATATTTGGGTGGCTTTATTGGCAGGGGCAACCCTGATAGCAGATAATCATTTACAGTCAGCCAATTTATTACAGTTTATTGCGGTAAATAAGATTAACTATGTAGACTTACCTGCTGCATTACTACCTATGCTTGAGATTAACCTTGCCCCTGATTGTTTACATACTGTATTAGTAGGAGGCGAAGTGTGTGATCTTATGGCGTTGTGTCGCTGGGGCAAGTTAAAACGTTTGGTTGTGTCCTATGGGCCTACTGAAGCAACTATTTGTAGTAGCATGTATTTAGTGACAGGATATGAAACAGTGGCTAACTGGATTGGCCAGCCCTTAAATCATCTTCAATATTGGGTGGTGGATAACCAGTTACAACCGGTATTATCCGGGGAACCTGGAGAGTTAATAATTACTGGGCCAGGTGTTGCTGCAGGCTATTTAAACGGCAATACTAACAATATCCGGTTTGTTCAGTTTCAAGGTCAAGTAGGGTATCGAACGGGAGATCGTGTCCGTCAGGTTGATCAGAACTATCAGTTTTTAGGTCGGTTGGATAGACAGTTTAAATTGCATGGAAAATTAATTTGCCCTGAAGAAATTGAACAAGCATTATTACACCATACTGAGGTAAAAGAAGCTTATATATTTAAATTTAAGCAACAATTAATAGCAGCAATTGCCCCTGAGCTTGATTCACAGTTACTACAAACCAGGTTATTAAAGTCATTACCTTGCTGGATGAAGCCTCAACAATGGCTGTGCTTACCCAAACTGCCTAGAAATCAACATCAAAAAATTAGTCAAGCACAACTTATTCATGATTATGAGCAAAGAAATTTTGTTGCATCGACATGCCCTGTACTCACATTAATACGACAAGTGTTACAGCAAACAGCCATTGATTTTGAAGACGATTTGAAAGCCTGGTCCCCTAGTTCCATACAGTGGTTAGCGTTATTAATGGGATTGAAACAGTTGGGTATGGAAATCACTTATGAACAATTATTTGCATTTAAGTCCATTAAAGAAATTGTAAAACGGTTTGAAACATACAAGGATAACAATAGATGCTATTTATCAGAAAGTAGTAACAGTTTGAGTAGTGAAAAACTGAACCAAGCTTTGTTACAATATCCACCTCTTATATCATTAACAAAAAATACAAGACATAATGCAGTATTGCTGACTGGTGCTACTGGCTTATTGGGTGCTGAGTTGCTAGAACTATTAAGTCAGCATGAGCGAACAATTTACTGTTTGGTACGAGGTGCTAAAACAAGGTTGTACCAGCATTGCCAAAAATGGGGAGTAACTGTTAACTGGGATCAAGTCGTAGTGTTGGCTGGTGATATTCGTCAGTCTTATTTAAATTTAAGCGAATCAGAGTGGAAAATGCTAGCTGACCAGGTCAGTGATATTTATCATTGTGCAGCGGATACTAATTTGTTGAAAAATAACCAGCAGCTACAAGCAACCAACGTTACGGGTAGTTATCATGTATTGCAATTAGCTGCTTCGGGGCAGAAAAAACGTTTTCACTATGCCTCAACATTATCGCTGGTCGTAGACTCCAGTTGGCAATATCGGCGGGTCGATGA
Above is a genomic segment from Spartinivicinus poritis containing:
- a CDS encoding AMP-binding protein encodes the protein MINDFYLQVVARPEQTALSIDGCSLTYFGLWQQAVASTRYLKQHGVQQGQIIGLHLAKSNQLVVMQLACWLAGAAFMPLPIDWPIKRKQQALDYSQAVGIITEMNISDLTDNINQWLTVNIISEYSRVDDCEIFKHNSHHNRSCVNKKLKNNYYPESQPTDLAYVIFTSGSSGEPKGVLVTFAGLPTVINQQIRFTRLKPGERCLWLHHPGFDASIADIWVALLAGATLIADNHLQSANLLQFIAVNKINYVDLPAALLPMLEINLAPDCLHTVLVGGEVCDLMALCRWGKLKRLVVSYGPTEATICSSMYLVTGYETVANWIGQPLNHLQYWVVDNQLQPVLSGEPGELIITGPGVAAGYLNGNTNNIRFVQFQGQVGYRTGDRVRQVDQNYQFLGRLDRQFKLHGKLICPEEIEQALLHHTEVKEAYIFKFKQQLIAAIAPELDSQLLQTRLLKSLPCWMKPQQWLCLPKLPRNQHQKISQAQLIHDYEQRNFVASTCPVLTLIRQVLQQTAIDFEDDLKAWSPSSIQWLALLMGLKQLGMEITYEQLFAFKSIKEIVKRFETYKDNNRCYLSESSNSLSSEKLNQALLQYPPLISLTKNTRHNAVLLTGATGLLGAELLELLSQHERTIYCLVRGAKTRLYQHCQKWGVTVNWDQVVVLAGDIRQSYLNLSESEWKMLADQVSDIYHCAADTNLLKNNQQLQATNVTGSYHVLQLAASGQKKRFHYASTLSLVVDSSWQYRRVDENNSLDSGQFYGGYTQSKWQAEQLIRRLISANIFRFGLLTGVVGKGRLPTKDWFNSRLLLKPDFSQIPANACVDFTPVNYAAKLMLGISQQTDVGTFHICNPNPVLASDLALIINAPKSKSVNNTCWSFEKSTNPLRLFKMTNTHIESNIAAHYAQILNLPFPVVDNNYLQLYLEFLWQH